Part of the Halalkalibacter krulwichiae genome is shown below.
TGAGTCGACGCGGATAAAAATACGCAAAATATAGATTAAAATATCCGAGTTTCTACCATTATATAGACGGGCATTCTTACTCCTCTTCCCCTCTAATTTCTCGATTCATTTTTATGGCGAATTCCACCCCATAAAACGCAAAAAAATGGCCCATAACCAAGTTAGGTCATGAGCATTATTAGCCAAATTTCTTCTAGAATTTTCGATTGCATATTAAGTTGTTACTTCTTGAATTCAGTGAACTCGACTTGTTTATCTGTATATTGGTCTGAATTCTTGTTTGTTAACCAAAACTCTAAAGCATTCGATTTCCCTGACTCGCTTACTTTTTCAATCTTATAAATGTACTCTGTGTTCTCTTCGTCATATGGAGCTATTAACCCATCAATCGTTCTACAATCTCCCGCTACAATATAATCAGCTTTCTTCGTATTATCTTGTTCTATTGTAGAGTTATTAAAATCTATTCCACTCTTCGGTTCAACACCAATTCTGTAAATAAACGGGTTACAAATTGCGTAGTAAGTAGCTCCAATAAGATGACGATGTAAATGCTGGGAAGCTATTGCTTGAACATTTACATCCAATGGAATGACAGCTTCTAACTCCTTCGTCTGCCTATGAAGCACTTTTAACCTTCTAATATGAACGTCATCATCTGTTCTTTAAAAAATATACTTTTGGCTAGACATCGCTACCTGTTGCAAGTCCGCTTCATTTATAATTTTATCTAAACATGTTAAATACAAGTACCCAATTGAAGTCAATTCTTTAGTACCAGCAAAGTTACCTCGACTATCATAAAAATGTCCACTTTTCATAATACTTTCTTTAGCGTTAGCAGTCGTATGGTGATATAAACGAATGTAAGGTTCAAAGTTCTCTTTAAAATACCCTGTTCCAGTTGCGTGTTCACTTAACATCTTAGGTCCATGAATTTCACACTTATATAGCTCTGAATAATCATCATATCCCCTTACATAATCGTTATTAGAAAACCTTAATTCTATTGTCTGTGTACTAGAAATATCGACTACAATTGAACAATGAATGTAATCGTTTTCTGTAATTATTAATCGACAACCGAAAAAAGATAGAGGCTGGATCCATTTAAAACAACTTTCTTCATCCTCTTCCAAGAATATCAAATCTGGAACAATTAGAGATTCACCAACAGTGTGAATTAGCTTGCACTTCACATACCCTTTAACTATATTGGAACGTTCGTTTCTTCCACCAAGTTCGCTGAAATATACATGGCTACTGCCCTTAGCATATCTATTAAACATCTTATTCCTGTTCAAGATAATCCCTTCTCTCTCAAATCATTTCAGAATAATTAATACCTTTATATTTTATCATTTTCATTCAAGTACAAAATTTATATTCTATTAAAATTTTAGAATAAAACGCAAAAAATGGCCCACCTCCCTGAATTGGAGATGAGCCTAATTGGTCGTTTTTCTTATGATAGATTAATAGATTGCTAGATTACACTTATTCCTGATCTTCTTTTACTTGATACGCATATTCTCTAATGTTCGGTGCCCTTTTTTGCAGGAAGCGTTCAAACGTTCCTTCTTTAAACAATGGCATAACTATTCTATCAACAAGCTTGGTTTTACCGATTTGCATTCTTTCCTGCATGAAAGCTAACATCTCTTTTACTGTCCTCGGTTCTTGACAGTACTCGAGCAGAGCCGCTACTTCTGGCCCTTTAAGAAGAGCTTCGTGTTTTTCTTTAAACTTCGCCCACCGCTGTTTTTCACATTGCTCCTGAAAAGTTGCATACACTTCGTCTGTTGTCCATTCCAAACCAAAACGCAAATGATACACAATCCTTCCATCTTTATAAACAGCCGCATGGTTCACAACGTCCGTATAGATCTCAGTTGGGAAGGCTTTTGATTCACTTTTTATATAAGCCTTCAAGTTTTTCATAAATCGCTTGAGTGCTTTGCGTTCCTCTTCTGCTTTCTCTTTCCGATCTCTAAAAGCTGCAAGCCTCTCATACATGGCACACAGCTTTTCAGTCATTTGGTCGACACGTTCTGTATTTCGTCCCTGTCCATGAAGGCTTTCATCAACCACCTTGTACAGTTCTTGATTCAATGCTTGAACTTCTTGTTCCAGCTGCTCTTCTTTGTCTTTCTCTTCTGACGTTAAGTCCATCTGTTCAATCGCCTGCTCCGCCTTCTGATAAAATGTAGAGTCCTCATAAATATTCGTTAACAAGTGTCGAAAATGTTGCTCATAATAGTCCTGGTTATGAGCCATGGAATCACAAGGCTCATGTACATGATAATGTGGAAAGCCTGCCCGATAACAGAACCAATAATGTTGATAATAGTCACCATTTTTTCGTGGTCGTTTATTCGCAAAATGGACCACTTGTTTTGAGCATTCCCCACAAACCACCTTATCTAAGAACGCCTCATTCTTGTCCTCATTGATTCCCGGCAAAGGAGCTGAACGTTTCTGCTTGATCGCTTCCGCTCGCTCATCTAAGATTTTCTGTACTTCCTCCCATTTTTTCTTTGAAACAATCGGTTCGTGATGGTCTTCAATATAATATTGAGGTTCTTGGCCTTCATTCAAAACATTTCGCTTTTGACCATTTTGAAGGGCTACCGTTTGTTGGAATAGGTAATCTTATTAGAAGTTATTATTAATGCCCCTTTTTTATCATACCGTTTTGATATTACTTGAAATAAGATATTTGCACTGAAGTCGTCAAAAGGAAAATAGCCTAATTCATCTATGATTAATAGATCAGGACGGCTCCATCGCTTTATTACTCGATTGATTAAACCTGCCTTCTCAGCTTTTCTACACTCATTTATAAAATCATCTGCCCTTATAAAGAGAGAGGAATAGCCTTTAATAACTGCTTCCATTGAAAATGCTACGGATAAGTGAGTTTTACCCACCCCTGGAGGACCCAGGAGTAAAACATTTTCTCCGTTCTCAATAAACCTGCAGGTTAAAACTTCGTTTACTCTTTTTTCACTAATACTTGGTTGAAACTTAAAATCAAAGTCATGAATGGTCTTTTGAAAAGGAAGCTTTGCTTTTAGTAGCCTTTTCTCTAGTGCAACCGAGTCTCTCTTTTCAATTTCATTTAATAGGATAGTGTTAAGAAACTCAGAATATGGTACATTATCTCTAGATGCATCTTCTAAAAGACCATCAATTTGGTCGGCAGTTTGGTGCCATCCGACTTGTGATAGTCGTTCGGTTAGAAGTTGAGTGGTCATCAATTATCGCTCCCTTCTAATTGTTCATACACTTGGAGAGAACGTTGTTCTACTTCAAGGCCTTGGGGTTGATTGAGACGGGTCGCCAAACCT
Proteins encoded:
- a CDS encoding ATP-binding protein is translated as MTTQLLTERLSQVGWHQTADQIDGLLEDASRDNVPYSEFLNTILLNEIEKRDSVALEKRLLKAKLPFQKTIHDFDFKFQPSISEKRVNEVLTCRFIENGENVLLLGPPGVGKTHLSVAFSMEAVIKGYSSLFIRADDFINECRKAEKAGLINRVIKRWSRPDLLIIDELGYFPFDDFSANILFQVISKRYDKKGALIITSNKITYSNKR
- a CDS encoding recombinase family protein; this translates as MNEGQEPQYYIEDHHEPIVSKKKWEEVQKILDERAEAIKQKRSAPLPGINEDKNEAFLDKVVCGECSKQVVHFANKRPRKNGDYYQHYWFCYRAGFPHYHVHEPCDSMAHNQDYYEQHFRHLLTNIYEDSTFYQKAEQAIEQMDLTSEEKDKEEQLEQEVQALNQELYKVVDESLHGQGRNTERVDQMTEKLCAMYERLAAFRDRKEKAEEERKALKRFMKNLKAYIKSESKAFPTEIYTDVVNHAAVYKDGRIVYHLRFGLEWTTDEVYATFQEQCEKQRWAKFKEKHEALLKGPEVAALLEYCQEPRTVKEMLAFMQERMQIGKTKLVDRIVMPLFKEGTFERFLQKRAPNIREYAYQVKEDQE